CGAGCAATTATAAAGGGAGTTGATCCTAGCAATAAAAAGAATAAATTTTTGAATCTTTATGAATTACAAAAACTACTCCGCCATCTTGATCTAGGCGACGAATTAAACTGGGATTGGTTTATCTTATTAGTATCAAAAACTGGCTTACGATTTGCGGAAGCGTTAGCCTTAACTCCAGAAGATTTTGATTTTGAAAGGCAACAAATTATCGTTAATAAATCTTGGAATTATAAAACGCCAATTGGTAATTTTCAAAAAACTAAGAATGAATCTTCAAACCGCGCTGTGATGGTTGATTGGCACCTTATGAATCAATTTAAATCACTTATTCGAAATAAAGAAAGTGACTGGCCAATTTTTGTGCCACACAATAAAAGAGTATTTAATTCAACTGTTAATGGCTTATTAGAAAAATATTGCTATAAATTAGATATACCAACTATTTCGATTCATGGTTTACGCCATACTCATGCCTCATTATTACTTTATGAAGGAGTGTCAGTTGCTAGTGTTGCCAAAAGACTAGGTCATGCCAACACCACAACGACCCAAGAAACCTATATTCATATTATTGAGGAACTCGAAAATAAAGATAATGATAAAGTCTTACATCATCTATCTCAACTAAACTAAATGGATAAAAAGCCCGAAAAATTGGTGCCTGAAGTCCGTTTTAAAGGATTTACTGACGATTGGGAGCATCGTAAGTTGGAGAACGTTTTTACAAAGTATCAAA
The genomic region above belongs to Limosilactobacillus reuteri and contains:
- a CDS encoding site-specific integrase, with the protein product MSRKHYSTKLFYKYYMDWIKLYKEKAVRKVTLDKYYLTHRKIKELAPELHMNELTRQSYQKLLNNYAATHEKQTTLDFHHHLKAALVDALDEGLLEHDPTRRAIIKGVDPSNKKNKFLNLYELQKLLRHLDLGDELNWDWFILLVSKTGLRFAEALALTPEDFDFERQQIIVNKSWNYKTPIGNFQKTKNESSNRAVMVDWHLMNQFKSLIRNKESDWPIFVPHNKRVFNSTVNGLLEKYCYKLDIPTISIHGLRHTHASLLLYEGVSVASVAKRLGHANTTTTQETYIHIIEELENKDNDKVLHHLSQLN